One Helianthus annuus cultivar XRQ/B chromosome 7, HanXRQr2.0-SUNRISE, whole genome shotgun sequence genomic region harbors:
- the LOC110867410 gene encoding uncharacterized protein LOC110867410, translated as MDHKKHQSGGSSSSSSFTENLFGPKDASSASSSGLFTTVFGPSSTGLGRHPSHYNNTGSSKNKESGGPYGSGKPSTPDYKTQRSAGPVYQNETAEPSYLSSSIYYGGQEDYTPNTETTRPPHTSKKDGGDNDPNGSSASRGNWWQGSLYY; from the exons ATGGATCACAAAAAGCATCAATCCGGAGGTTCTTCTTCGTCTTCTTCATTTACAGAGAATCTGTTTGGCCCCAAGGATGCATCCTCAGCCTCCTCGTCGGGCCTTTTCACCACTGTTTTCGGTCCCTCCTCCACG GGTCTTGGAAGACATCCATCACACTATAACAACACAGGATCATCCAAAAACAAGGAGTCTGGTGGTCCATATGGAAGTGGCAAACCTTCTACACCAG ATTACAAGACACAAAGAAGCGCAGGTCCAGTTTACCAAAATGAAACGGCAGAACCAAGCTATCTCAGTTCATCCATCTATTATGGTGGCCAAGAAGATTATACCCCAAATACAGAAACCACTCGCCCTCCACATACA TCCAAGAAAGATGGAGGTGATAATGATCCAAATGGGAGCAGTGCTTCAAGGGGAAACTGGTGGCAAG